The Synechocystis sp. PCC 7509 genome includes a window with the following:
- a CDS encoding Uma2 family endonuclease has translation MVLTNPTAKISLDEFLQLPETKPASEYINGQVYQKPMPQGKHSLIQTYLSAAINQISNPQKRVLALTELRCTFDDSAIVPDVTVFEWSRIPLLPDGSIADRFNIPPDWVIEILSPDQSPSRVIRKITFCLNHGTKLGWFIDPNGRAVTVFQPNQTPEFKEGQDILPVLDVVSDWQLSVADLFSFLYPG, from the coding sequence ATGGTATTAACTAATCCTACTGCAAAGATTTCTCTGGATGAATTTTTGCAACTGCCAGAAACCAAGCCAGCTAGTGAATACATCAACGGTCAAGTTTACCAAAAACCCATGCCTCAAGGAAAACACAGTCTAATTCAAACTTATTTATCCGCAGCTATTAATCAGATTAGCAACCCTCAAAAGCGAGTTTTAGCGTTGACTGAGTTACGCTGCACATTTGATGATAGTGCAATAGTTCCAGATGTTACAGTTTTTGAATGGTCGCGTATTCCTTTACTGCCTGATGGGAGTATTGCTGATAGGTTTAATATTCCCCCAGATTGGGTAATTGAAATTCTCTCTCCAGACCAATCACCTAGCCGCGTTATCAGAAAAATTACTTTCTGTCTCAATCATGGTACAAAATTAGGCTGGTTTATCGATCCTAATGGTAGAGCGGTTACAGTGTTTCAACCAAACCAGACACCAGAATTTAAGGAAGGACAAGATATTTTACCTGTTTTAGATGTAGTCTCTGACTGGCAATTGTCGGTAGCAGATTTGTTTAGTTTCCTTTATCCTGGCTAA
- the dxr gene encoding 1-deoxy-D-xylulose-5-phosphate reductoisomerase, whose product MKAITLLGSTGSIGTQTLDIVAQNPDLFEIVGLAAGRNVEMLAAQIRQFRPKIVAICDETKLPQLKEAIALLDYKPILLAGEAGVIEVARYGEAQTVVTGIVGCAGLLPTIAAIEAGKDIALANKETLIAGAPVVLPLVKKHNVKLLPADSEHSAIFQCLQAVPEGGLRRIILTASGGAFRDLPVEKLATVKVADALKHPNWSMGRKITIDSATLMNKGLEVIEAHYLFGLDYDRIEIVIHPQSIIHSLIEVQDTSVLAQLGWADMRLPLLYALSYPDRIYTDWEPLDLVKAGNLTFKAPDHDKYPCMQLAYAAGRAGGSMPAVLNAANEQAVALFLEEKIEFLDIPRCIEQVCDRFSVDNRPNPSLDDIIAADNWARQEVLAASKLVKGAIA is encoded by the coding sequence GTGAAAGCGATTACTCTATTAGGTTCTACTGGCTCTATCGGGACTCAAACATTAGATATTGTGGCGCAAAACCCCGATTTATTTGAGATTGTGGGTTTGGCTGCGGGACGAAACGTCGAGATGTTGGCGGCACAAATTCGCCAATTTCGCCCGAAAATAGTTGCTATTTGCGATGAGACAAAGTTGCCACAATTAAAAGAGGCGATCGCACTTCTTGACTACAAACCCATATTACTAGCCGGAGAAGCAGGAGTAATTGAAGTTGCTCGTTATGGCGAAGCGCAAACCGTAGTTACAGGTATAGTAGGCTGTGCGGGTTTGTTACCAACAATTGCAGCAATTGAAGCGGGTAAAGATATCGCTTTAGCCAATAAAGAAACCTTAATTGCTGGTGCGCCTGTAGTTTTACCTTTAGTAAAAAAACACAACGTCAAACTATTACCCGCAGATTCGGAGCATTCAGCCATATTTCAATGTCTGCAAGCCGTTCCTGAAGGTGGATTGCGGCGCATTATCCTTACAGCTTCCGGGGGCGCTTTTCGAGATTTGCCTGTAGAAAAACTAGCTACCGTAAAAGTTGCCGATGCGCTGAAACATCCCAATTGGTCAATGGGACGCAAGATAACAATCGATTCCGCTACTTTGATGAATAAAGGGCTAGAAGTAATTGAAGCTCATTATCTCTTTGGTTTAGACTACGATCGCATTGAAATAGTTATTCATCCTCAAAGCATTATCCACTCACTAATTGAAGTGCAAGATACATCAGTTTTAGCTCAATTAGGTTGGGCAGATATGCGTTTACCGTTGCTTTACGCCTTATCCTATCCCGATCGCATTTACACCGACTGGGAACCGCTAGATTTAGTCAAAGCTGGTAATTTGACCTTTAAAGCCCCCGATCATGATAAATATCCTTGTATGCAACTAGCTTACGCCGCCGGACGTGCGGGGGGTTCTATGCCTGCGGTATTAAATGCAGCCAATGAGCAAGCTGTAGCCTTGTTTTTAGAGGAAAAGATTGAATTTTTAGATATTCCGCGCTGTATTGAGCAAGTATGCGATCGCTTTTCCGTTGATAATCGCCCAAATCCTTCATTAGATGACATTATCGCCGCCGACAACTGGGCGAGACAAGAAGTATTAGCAGCAAGTAAATTAGTTAAAGGTGCGATCGCTTAA
- a CDS encoding RecQ family zinc-binding domain-containing protein encodes MPLLYIHVYKLRLLLCKAFSNSAINNVRWVVHFHAPLLLSEYVQEVGRAGRDGEDSIALMLVSEPTGWLDSEDKQRQRFFEEKMRSHYSSAQKLAQKLPIQGEVNLENAIALSLLASANQLEFLDPFHYQIHPPVKIQPPAQFPAVQQMVKYLTTKQCRWQYLLNAFGFTTEAANTRCGHCDNCRYI; translated from the coding sequence ATGCCTTTACTTTATATACACGTATACAAGTTAAGATTATTGCTGTGTAAGGCTTTCAGCAATTCAGCTATAAATAATGTGCGTTGGGTAGTGCATTTTCACGCGCCATTATTATTATCGGAGTACGTGCAGGAAGTTGGACGCGCGGGACGAGATGGCGAAGATAGTATCGCTTTAATGCTTGTTAGCGAACCTACAGGGTGGCTAGACTCGGAGGATAAACAAAGACAGAGGTTTTTTGAGGAAAAAATGCGATCGCACTATTCCAGCGCCCAAAAACTCGCCCAAAAGCTGCCAATTCAAGGAGAAGTAAATTTAGAAAATGCGATCGCACTTTCTCTACTTGCTAGTGCTAATCAATTAGAATTTTTAGATCCATTTCATTACCAAATTCACCCACCCGTAAAAATTCAGCCTCCCGCGCAATTTCCCGCCGTTCAACAAATGGTTAAATATCTGACAACTAAACAATGTCGTTGGCAATATCTGTTAAACGCCTTTGGTTTTACAACTGAAGCAGCAAATACCCGTTGCGGACATTGCGATAATTGCCGCTATATCTGA
- a CDS encoding tetratricopeptide repeat protein: MNRLQTSISIFGIIGILSGQPAAISAQPLSLLITQLSYKDYLEQGIQKYEARNYKGAIADLTQAIRLNPNSDIAYGYRGNARDDNGDPTGAIADYQQALKINPQNYTTYYNLAITHERLEDFKAAIANYTKAIELNPSYAAAYENRGNLVDDQGDPQAALADYKQAIRLDPKNPSVYYNQGITYRRIKDNQAAISSFNQAIKLKPDYYSAYNSRGNAFASLGDSQAALKDFDRALQINPKAADTYYNRGLLYIELKNNQLALKDFQQAASLYKQQNRTKDYQDALEQIKELQQEIL, from the coding sequence ATGAATCGCCTTCAAACTAGCATCTCCATTTTTGGAATTATTGGTATTTTGAGCGGACAACCTGCGGCTATTAGCGCTCAACCACTATCATTGCTGATTACTCAACTAAGCTATAAAGACTACCTTGAGCAAGGAATACAGAAGTACGAAGCACGAAACTATAAAGGCGCGATCGCAGATTTAACCCAAGCAATTCGACTTAATCCCAATTCTGATATCGCCTACGGTTATCGTGGTAACGCTAGAGATGATAATGGCGATCCGACGGGTGCGATCGCTGATTACCAGCAAGCACTAAAAATTAATCCCCAAAATTACACTACTTACTACAACTTAGCTATCACCCACGAAAGGCTAGAAGATTTCAAAGCTGCGATCGCAAATTACACTAAAGCTATTGAGCTAAACCCTAGTTACGCCGCAGCTTACGAAAATCGCGGTAATCTTGTTGATGACCAAGGCGATCCTCAAGCTGCGCTTGCTGACTACAAACAGGCTATACGGCTCGATCCAAAAAATCCTAGTGTTTATTACAACCAAGGTATTACTTACCGTAGAATCAAAGATAATCAAGCGGCGATTTCTAGTTTTAACCAAGCAATAAAACTAAAACCAGATTACTATTCAGCCTATAATAGCCGAGGTAATGCTTTTGCTAGTTTAGGCGATTCGCAAGCAGCCCTTAAAGATTTCGATCGAGCGTTGCAAATCAACCCGAAAGCTGCGGATACTTATTACAATCGAGGTTTGCTGTACATTGAGCTAAAAAACAATCAACTAGCACTCAAAGATTTTCAGCAAGCTGCAAGTCTTTATAAGCAACAAAATCGGACAAAGGATTACCAAGATGCTTTAGAGCAAATCAAAGAACTTCAACAGGAAATACTGTAA
- a CDS encoding cytochrome c — protein sequence MPTKIKLKRRPKSQTRSPFFLILLILLWSLAMGWGLATITSAQTIPTEEIGTVDVVPDRYQLGQELYLENCASCHIGIPPAVLPTQTWQRVLQDSQHYGVTIKPLVDPARLIVWQYLQVFSRSQLKDEEEIPYRISESRYFKALHPQVKIPRPLELSSCAGCHTGVNEYNFRTLSPEWQ from the coding sequence ATGCCAACTAAAATTAAACTAAAACGCCGCCCTAAATCCCAAACGCGATCGCCTTTTTTCTTAATATTGCTAATTTTGCTGTGGAGTTTAGCTATGGGTTGGGGACTTGCAACCATTACCAGCGCCCAAACTATCCCTACTGAAGAAATTGGTACAGTTGATGTAGTTCCCGATCGCTACCAATTAGGACAAGAACTATATTTAGAAAACTGCGCTAGTTGTCATATTGGTATACCTCCGGCGGTTCTACCTACGCAAACTTGGCAAAGAGTGTTACAAGATTCCCAACACTACGGCGTAACTATTAAACCCTTAGTTGACCCCGCACGGCTAATAGTTTGGCAATACTTGCAAGTTTTTTCACGCTCTCAACTCAAGGACGAAGAAGAAATACCTTACAGAATTAGTGAATCTCGCTACTTTAAAGCCTTGCATCCTCAAGTAAAAATACCCCGTCCCCTAGAATTAAGTAGCTGCGCTGGCTGTCATACTGGGGTGAACGAGTACAATTTTCGCACTTTAAGCCCCGAATGGCAGTAA
- the surE gene encoding 5'/3'-nucleotidase SurE — translation MKLLISNDDGIFAPGIRSLANTLAAANHDVTVVCPDRERSATGHGLTLHQPIRADIVTGVFHPNIKAWACSGTPSDCVKLALWALLDSPPDFVVSGINQGSNLGTDVLYSGTVSAAMEGTIEGIPSIAISLTSFSCSEFQPAADFAVSLLKQLETAPLGSMLLNVNVPAIPESEIVGVLITRQGIRRYIDVFEKRVDPRGKTYYWLAGELLEEVEAEPGLNLPADVPTDVEAIRNNYITITPLQYNLTYALGLKELASKKFDFPCK, via the coding sequence ATGAAACTGTTAATTAGTAACGATGACGGTATTTTTGCCCCAGGGATTCGTAGTTTAGCCAATACTTTAGCTGCTGCCAATCATGATGTTACTGTAGTTTGTCCCGACCGAGAGCGATCGGCAACCGGACACGGTTTAACTTTGCATCAACCCATCCGCGCGGACATTGTAACGGGGGTTTTTCACCCCAATATCAAAGCTTGGGCTTGTTCTGGCACTCCTTCCGACTGCGTTAAATTAGCATTATGGGCATTACTCGATAGTCCCCCGGATTTTGTAGTTTCTGGCATCAATCAAGGTAGCAATTTAGGTACAGATGTTCTTTATTCTGGTACAGTCTCGGCAGCAATGGAAGGCACAATTGAGGGTATCCCCAGTATTGCCATTAGTCTTACTAGCTTCTCCTGTTCTGAGTTTCAACCTGCGGCGGATTTTGCCGTTAGCTTGCTAAAACAACTGGAAACTGCCCCTTTAGGTTCAATGCTACTTAATGTCAATGTTCCCGCTATCCCTGAATCGGAAATTGTTGGAGTTTTGATTACTCGCCAGGGGATTCGCCGCTATATTGATGTATTTGAAAAGCGTGTCGATCCTCGCGGTAAAACTTACTACTGGTTAGCTGGCGAACTTTTAGAAGAAGTGGAAGCCGAACCGGGTTTAAATTTACCCGCCGATGTCCCTACCGATGTCGAGGCAATTCGTAACAATTATATTACTATCACTCCTTTGCAATATAACCTTACTTATGCTTTAGGGTTAAAAGAGTTAGCCAGCAAGAAATTTGATTTTCCTTGTAAATAA
- the secA gene encoding preprotein translocase subunit SecA, translated as MLKTLLGDPNARKLKKFQPAVKEINLLEEEIQVLSDEQLTGKTAEFKQRLAKGESLDDLLPEAFAVVREAGKRVLGLRHFDVQLLGGTILHKGQIAEMKTGEGKTLVSTLPAYLNGLTGKGVHVVTVNDYLARRDAEWMGQVHRFLGLSVGLIQQGMGPSERKKNYDCDITYVTNSEVGFDYLRDNMATSIVDVVQRPLHYCVIDEVDSILVDEARTPLIISGQVERPTEKYLQAAQIAAVLKTGEDDHYEVDEKARNVLLTDEGFAEAEKLLGVTDLFNPEDPWAHYIFNALKAKELFITDVNYIVRNDEVVIVDEFTGRVLPGRRWSDGLHQAIEAKEGVEIQPETQTLATITYQNLFLLYDKLAGMTGTAKTEEAEFEKIYKLEVTIVPTNRPRSRQDLSDVVFKAEEGKWNAIAQECAQMHEMGRPVLVGTTSVEKSEYLSTLLNQLEIPYNLLNARPENVERESEIIAQAGRRGALTIATNMAGRGTDIILGGNSEYMARLKLREYFMPRIVVPEDEDIFGMATASGLPIPSSTSGQGFIPGKKIKSWKASPQIFPTQLSQETEQLLKQAVEFAVQHYGERSMPELEAEDLVAVAAEKAPTEDPVIQRLRAAYNQVKQEYEQFTDTEHKEVVQLGGLHVIGTERHESRRIDNQLRGRAGRQGDPGSTKFFLSLQDSLLRIFGGDRVGKLMDMFRVEEDMPIESGMLTRSLEGAQKKVETYYYDIRKQVFEYDEVMNNQRRAIYAERRRVLEGQDLKEQVIKYAEKTMDDVVDYYINPDLPSEDWDLVTLVSKVKEFVYLLADLEPNQLEDLSITEIKTFMHEQVRIAYDIKEGEVDRIQPGLMRQAERFFILQQIDTLWREHLQQMDALRESVGLRGYGQKDPLVEYKSEGYELFLDMMTNIYRNVVYSLFQFQPQMQPSVETSSELV; from the coding sequence ATGCTAAAAACCTTGCTGGGCGACCCGAACGCTCGTAAGCTCAAAAAATTCCAACCCGCAGTTAAGGAAATTAATCTGTTAGAGGAGGAGATTCAAGTCCTCTCCGATGAGCAACTAACTGGTAAAACTGCTGAATTTAAACAACGCCTTGCTAAAGGTGAAAGTCTAGATGATTTACTCCCCGAAGCTTTTGCAGTAGTTAGAGAAGCTGGAAAGCGCGTTTTAGGGTTGCGACATTTTGACGTGCAATTATTAGGCGGTACAATCCTGCACAAAGGACAAATCGCCGAGATGAAAACCGGAGAAGGAAAAACTCTAGTTTCTACCCTTCCCGCTTACCTCAATGGGCTTACAGGGAAAGGAGTCCACGTTGTCACCGTCAACGACTATCTAGCCCGCCGAGATGCAGAGTGGATGGGACAAGTACACCGCTTTTTGGGGCTAAGTGTGGGGCTAATTCAGCAAGGAATGGGCCCATCGGAACGTAAGAAAAATTATGACTGCGATATAACCTATGTAACTAATAGCGAAGTAGGTTTTGACTACTTGCGCGACAACATGGCGACTTCCATTGTTGATGTAGTTCAACGTCCCCTGCACTATTGCGTCATTGACGAAGTAGACTCAATTCTTGTAGACGAAGCCCGGACACCCTTAATTATCTCTGGTCAGGTAGAACGTCCTACAGAAAAATACTTACAAGCTGCCCAAATAGCCGCAGTTTTGAAGACAGGAGAAGACGATCATTATGAAGTAGATGAAAAAGCTCGTAATGTGTTGTTAACGGATGAAGGTTTCGCCGAAGCCGAGAAATTACTAGGAGTTACGGATTTATTTAATCCTGAAGATCCTTGGGCGCATTATATTTTTAATGCTTTAAAAGCTAAAGAATTATTTATCACCGATGTCAACTACATTGTCCGCAATGATGAAGTAGTAATTGTTGATGAATTTACCGGGCGAGTATTACCGGGAAGACGTTGGAGTGATGGATTGCACCAAGCTATTGAAGCGAAAGAAGGGGTAGAAATTCAACCAGAGACGCAGACTTTGGCGACAATTACCTATCAAAATCTGTTTTTGCTCTACGATAAATTAGCCGGAATGACTGGGACGGCGAAGACGGAAGAAGCAGAATTTGAGAAAATTTATAAGCTAGAAGTAACTATTGTCCCCACAAATAGACCCCGCAGCCGTCAAGATTTGTCGGATGTAGTTTTTAAAGCCGAAGAAGGAAAATGGAATGCGATCGCCCAGGAGTGCGCCCAAATGCACGAAATGGGTCGTCCGGTGCTTGTAGGTACTACTAGCGTTGAAAAATCTGAATACCTCAGCACGTTACTAAATCAGCTAGAAATACCTTACAACCTGCTCAATGCTAGACCCGAAAACGTCGAGCGAGAGTCAGAAATTATCGCCCAAGCCGGACGCAGAGGCGCTTTAACCATTGCTACCAACATGGCGGGTAGAGGTACAGACATTATTTTGGGTGGAAACTCTGAATATATGGCGCGGTTAAAGTTACGAGAATACTTTATGCCTCGGATTGTTGTACCGGAAGATGAAGACATTTTTGGCATGGCTACGGCTTCAGGATTACCCATTCCTAGTAGTACAAGCGGTCAAGGCTTTATACCCGGCAAAAAAATCAAATCTTGGAAAGCATCGCCACAAATATTCCCCACTCAGCTATCTCAAGAAACCGAGCAACTACTCAAGCAAGCCGTAGAATTTGCCGTACAGCACTACGGAGAGCGGAGTATGCCCGAATTAGAGGCAGAGGATTTAGTGGCAGTCGCGGCGGAAAAAGCCCCCACTGAAGACCCCGTAATTCAACGCTTACGAGCAGCTTACAACCAAGTTAAACAAGAATACGAACAGTTTACCGATACTGAACATAAAGAAGTAGTACAGTTAGGTGGTTTGCACGTAATTGGTACAGAACGTCACGAATCGCGGCGAATTGATAACCAGTTGCGCGGACGAGCGGGAAGACAAGGCGACCCCGGTTCTACAAAATTTTTCCTCAGCTTACAAGATAGCTTGCTGCGGATTTTTGGGGGCGATCGCGTTGGTAAGCTAATGGATATGTTCCGCGTTGAAGAAGATATGCCCATTGAGTCGGGAATGCTTACCCGCAGTTTGGAAGGCGCACAGAAAAAGGTAGAAACTTACTACTACGACATCCGCAAACAGGTGTTTGAGTACGATGAAGTTATGAACAACCAGCGTCGTGCTATTTACGCCGAACGTCGCCGGGTTTTGGAAGGACAAGACTTGAAAGAGCAAGTAATTAAGTATGCCGAAAAAACAATGGATGATGTTGTTGATTACTACATCAATCCCGATTTGCCTTCGGAAGATTGGGACTTAGTTACTTTAGTGAGCAAGGTTAAAGAGTTTGTCTATTTGCTGGCAGATTTAGAGCCAAATCAATTAGAGGATTTATCTATAACTGAAATTAAAACCTTCATGCACGAGCAAGTTAGGATTGCTTACGACATTAAAGAGGGAGAAGTTGACCGCATTCAGCCGGGACTAATGCGCCAAGCCGAGCGGTTCTTTATTTTGCAGCAAATAGATACTCTCTGGCGCGAACACTTGCAACAAATGGATGCGTTGCGCGAGTCGGTTGGGTTGCGCGGTTACGGTCAAAAAGACCCGTTGGTTGAATATAAGAGTGAAGGTTACGAACTGTTTTTAGATATGATGACGAATATTTATCGCAATGTCGTTTACTCGTTGTTCCAGTTCCAGCCACAGATGCAGCCTAGTGTAGAAACGTCTTCGGAGTTGGTTTAA
- a CDS encoding bifunctional riboflavin kinase/FAD synthetase: protein MWVTSSLIKALKPTAVALGNFDGVHCGHQQVIQPVLKQEETVSTVVTFNPHPQEFFTGKRRSLLTPQSEKVQELERLGVEQLILLPFDLELACLSPQEFVEKILVQQLKSHSISVGQDFCFGKGRTGTVTDLRAIASNYGIPTTIVPLHNCEGERISSSAIRQALEQGNLNRAKLLLGRAYSLVGTVVTGKQLGRTIGFPTANIDLPIEKFLPCNGVYAVKAYIAEIKSPMAGVMNIGNRPTVNGTNQSVEVYLIDWSGDLYGKVMTVELEQFLRPEQKFESLDALKNQIKIDCDRAKATLETSPLL, encoded by the coding sequence GTGTGGGTTACTTCTTCTCTAATTAAAGCTTTAAAACCTACTGCTGTTGCCCTGGGAAATTTTGACGGCGTACATTGTGGGCATCAGCAGGTAATTCAACCTGTCCTAAAACAAGAGGAAACAGTATCTACAGTTGTAACTTTTAATCCCCATCCTCAAGAATTTTTTACGGGAAAACGTCGCAGTCTGTTAACTCCTCAAAGCGAGAAGGTACAAGAATTAGAGAGATTAGGAGTAGAACAATTAATATTGTTGCCTTTTGACCTTGAACTTGCGTGTTTAAGTCCGCAAGAGTTTGTAGAAAAGATTTTAGTACAACAATTGAAGTCTCACTCTATCAGCGTCGGACAAGATTTTTGCTTTGGTAAAGGACGTACTGGGACAGTCACTGATTTAAGGGCGATCGCATCTAACTATGGCATTCCGACAACCATTGTACCTTTACATAACTGCGAAGGCGAAAGAATTAGTAGTTCTGCCATTCGTCAAGCTTTAGAACAAGGCAACTTAAATCGCGCCAAACTCCTCTTAGGACGGGCTTACAGTCTAGTGGGTACAGTAGTTACAGGCAAACAATTAGGTAGAACTATCGGCTTTCCTACCGCAAATATTGACCTACCAATTGAGAAATTTTTACCTTGTAACGGCGTTTATGCAGTCAAAGCTTACATTGCTGAGATTAAATCGCCGATGGCGGGGGTAATGAATATTGGCAATCGTCCAACGGTAAACGGGACAAATCAATCGGTCGAGGTATATTTGATAGATTGGTCTGGAGATTTGTATGGCAAAGTAATGACTGTGGAACTAGAACAGTTTTTGCGCCCAGAACAAAAATTTGAGTCATTGGACGCTTTAAAAAACCAGATTAAAATAGATTGCGATCGCGCCAAAGCTACTTTGGAGACTTCACCTTTACTGTGA
- a CDS encoding AAA family ATPase has translation MRQLLDTLTENLGRTIVGKSEAIRLVLVALLSGGHVLLEDVPGVGKTLLAKSLARSVDGKFQRLQCTPDLLPTDITGTNIWNPKNGEFEYLPGPVFANILLVDEINRATPRTQSALLEVMEEQQVTVDGVSRKVPIPFFVIATQNPIEYQGTFPLPEAQMDRFILSLTLGYPSQNEELQMLQRLQAGVKVEDLQPCISLDEVQELRKQCSQVKVETSLQQYILDLVRATREDEEIALGVSPRGTIALQKATQALAFLSDRTYAIPDDIKLLAPHVLSHRLIPSGGRKAKTVVEKLLRQVSIP, from the coding sequence GTGAGACAACTTCTCGACACCTTAACAGAAAATCTCGGTCGTACTATTGTTGGCAAATCAGAAGCCATACGCCTAGTTTTAGTAGCTTTACTTAGTGGTGGTCATGTTTTGCTAGAAGATGTCCCTGGTGTGGGTAAAACCTTACTGGCGAAGTCTTTAGCACGTTCTGTAGATGGCAAATTTCAACGTTTGCAATGTACCCCGGATTTGCTTCCTACCGACATTACGGGAACTAATATTTGGAATCCCAAAAACGGCGAATTTGAGTACCTCCCTGGGCCTGTATTTGCAAATATCCTATTAGTAGATGAAATCAACCGCGCTACACCCCGCACTCAATCAGCTTTGCTAGAAGTGATGGAAGAACAGCAAGTAACGGTTGACGGTGTTTCTCGCAAAGTTCCCATACCATTTTTTGTCATCGCAACTCAAAACCCCATTGAATACCAAGGTACATTTCCGCTTCCAGAGGCGCAAATGGATCGGTTTATTTTGTCTTTAACTTTGGGTTATCCCAGCCAAAACGAAGAACTGCAAATGTTGCAGCGTTTACAAGCGGGTGTAAAAGTGGAAGATTTACAACCTTGTATTAGTTTGGATGAGGTGCAAGAATTACGCAAACAATGTAGCCAGGTTAAAGTTGAAACTTCTTTGCAACAATACATTCTTGATTTAGTTCGGGCGACGCGGGAAGATGAAGAAATTGCCCTTGGTGTTAGTCCTCGCGGGACGATCGCATTACAAAAAGCAACTCAGGCTTTGGCTTTTTTGAGCGATCGCACTTATGCTATCCCCGATGATATTAAATTACTCGCGCCTCATGTACTAAGTCATCGCCTAATCCCATCCGGGGGACGTAAAGCTAAAACTGTAGTTGAGAAATTATTACGTCAAGTTTCTATTCCTTAA
- a CDS encoding Nif11-like leader peptide family natural product precursor produces MTQENAARFFKSVQQDQGLKAKLKATDDPETFLQIAKERGCQFTLAELDAAISKMSHEEMASVINPGISPRRHLTPR; encoded by the coding sequence ATGACACAAGAAAACGCTGCTCGATTTTTTAAGTCTGTACAACAAGACCAAGGATTAAAGGCAAAACTAAAAGCCACTGACGACCCAGAAACATTTTTGCAGATTGCCAAAGAGCGTGGGTGTCAATTCACGCTGGCGGAGTTAGACGCGGCGATTTCTAAAATGTCTCATGAAGAAATGGCATCAGTGATTAATCCGGGTATATCACCAAGACGGCATTTAACACCAAGGTAG
- the pheS gene encoding phenylalanine--tRNA ligase subunit alpha, giving the protein MSNLEAQLETLRQTAKSAIATADTLERIEELRLVYLGKKGELSLVLREMGKLSAEERPVVGAIANTVKEAVQTALEQRRNELQADLIAAQLAAETIDVTMPAVYSPLGRVHPLNSTIDRVLDIFVGMGYTVADGPEMETDYYNFEALNFLPDHPARDMQDTLYLPDGNLLRTHTSNVQVRYMEDNDPPIRIAVPGKCYRRDTVDASHAAVFHQIEILAVDEGLTFTDLKGTVKEFLQQMFGDVPIRFRASYFPFTEPSAEVDMEWNGRWLEVMGCGMVDPNVMKAVGYDPEVYTGFAAGMGVERLTMVLHQIDDIRRFYASDLRFLQQF; this is encoded by the coding sequence ATGAGCAATTTAGAAGCACAGTTAGAAACACTACGACAAACAGCCAAAAGTGCGATCGCCACTGCCGATACTTTAGAACGGATAGAGGAACTTAGATTAGTTTACCTTGGGAAGAAAGGGGAACTATCGTTAGTATTGCGGGAAATGGGCAAACTCAGCGCTGAAGAACGTCCCGTAGTAGGTGCGATCGCAAATACTGTTAAAGAAGCTGTGCAGACAGCTTTAGAACAGCGCCGAAACGAGTTACAAGCCGATTTAATAGCCGCGCAACTAGCCGCCGAAACCATAGATGTAACAATGCCAGCCGTTTACAGCCCTCTAGGGCGCGTTCATCCCCTAAACAGTACAATTGACCGCGTGCTAGATATATTCGTCGGCATGGGCTATACAGTAGCCGATGGGCCAGAAATGGAGACAGACTACTACAACTTTGAAGCGTTAAATTTCTTACCCGATCACCCAGCGCGGGATATGCAAGACACGCTATATTTGCCCGATGGTAATTTATTGCGAACTCACACTTCAAACGTACAAGTTCGCTACATGGAAGATAACGATCCGCCGATTAGAATTGCTGTACCAGGAAAATGCTACAGGCGCGATACAGTAGATGCTAGTCACGCGGCGGTATTCCATCAAATAGAAATTTTAGCAGTTGATGAAGGGCTAACTTTTACCGATCTTAAAGGAACAGTTAAAGAGTTTTTGCAACAAATGTTTGGCGATGTCCCAATTAGGTTTCGGGCGAGTTATTTCCCCTTTACCGAACCTTCGGCGGAAGTAGATATGGAGTGGAATGGGCGCTGGCTAGAGGTTATGGGTTGCGGAATGGTCGATCCAAATGTAATGAAAGCTGTAGGTTACGATCCTGAAGTGTATACCGGATTTGCGGCAGGTATGGGTGTCGAACGCTTGACAATGGTATTGCACCAAATTGATGATATTCGCCGCTTTTATGCCAGCGATTTGCGCTTTTTACAGCAATTTTAG